In one window of Pseudodesulfovibrio sediminis DNA:
- a CDS encoding YbgA family protein, which translates to MSETIRIGVSACLAGEKVRYDRSHHHDRYLTKILAKYVEFIPLCPEIACGMGIPREKLRQVECADTIRLIGYESGDDLTETMTQWADRVLPGLDDEELCGFVVKPESPSCGVKRAKIYSTTGAPPKRGMGFFTTMLTQHAPLLPIVNSEQLHNPLLRENFIRRIFVLKRWRELTALGKDIGKLVDFHTRHKMLIRAHDLKGYRELGKLLGQSSQSNVKEIFDQYATLLFNSLKLQATQKKNSDVLQHAMGYFKKNIDAKDKQEVLDMITAYRTGKIPLLMPVTLLNHFARKYQKPYLIQQYFLNPSPAELQLLNQV; encoded by the coding sequence ATGTCTGAAACAATTCGCATTGGAGTGAGTGCCTGCCTGGCCGGAGAGAAGGTCCGCTATGACAGGTCACACCATCACGATAGATACCTCACTAAAATTCTTGCTAAATACGTTGAATTTATTCCGCTTTGCCCAGAGATCGCCTGCGGCATGGGCATCCCGCGTGAAAAGCTCAGACAAGTTGAGTGCGCTGATACGATACGACTCATCGGCTACGAATCCGGCGATGACCTGACAGAGACCATGACACAATGGGCGGACCGCGTCCTGCCCGGACTGGATGACGAAGAACTCTGCGGTTTTGTCGTCAAGCCGGAATCCCCATCCTGTGGCGTGAAGCGTGCCAAAATTTATTCCACAACAGGCGCGCCCCCCAAACGAGGCATGGGCTTTTTCACCACAATGCTGACCCAACATGCTCCGCTACTGCCCATTGTGAACTCCGAACAGCTCCACAATCCGCTTCTGCGGGAAAACTTCATACGTCGAATTTTTGTCCTGAAACGGTGGCGTGAACTGACGGCCCTGGGAAAGGATATCGGCAAGCTCGTCGATTTCCACACACGGCACAAGATGCTGATCCGCGCTCACGACCTCAAAGGGTACCGCGAGCTTGGCAAGCTGCTTGGGCAATCGAGCCAGTCCAATGTGAAGGAAATATTTGATCAATATGCCACTTTGCTCTTCAACTCACTGAAATTGCAGGCGACCCAAAAAAAGAACAGCGATGTGCTGCAACACGCCATGGGCTATTTCAAGAAAAACATCGATGCCAAAGACAAGCAGGAAGTGCTCGACATGATAACCGCCTATCGCACAGGCAAAATCCCTCTGCTCATGCCGGTCACCCTGCTCAACCACTTTGCCAGAAAGTATCAGAAGCCCTATCTGATACAGCAATATTTTCTAAATCCGTCACCAGCGGAACTGCAACTGCTCAATCAGGTCTAG
- a CDS encoding FeoA family protein, with protein MTEKPLTEYPSGTIVRIVGINGGRQARSRMLAMGMTPGCPVEILTGGTGGCRVRVRGSDVVLCCGLAGKILAVENNSEEGPHCTCCPPPQVTRT; from the coding sequence GTGACAGAAAAGCCTTTGACTGAGTACCCTTCGGGGACAATTGTTCGTATTGTGGGAATTAACGGAGGCAGACAAGCCAGATCGCGCATGCTCGCCATGGGCATGACGCCTGGGTGCCCCGTTGAAATACTCACCGGCGGAACTGGCGGGTGTCGGGTGCGTGTCCGAGGTTCCGATGTGGTCCTTTGTTGTGGATTGGCCGGAAAGATACTCGCCGTTGAAAACAACTCTGAAGAGGGACCGCACTGCACATGCTGCCCTCCTCCGCAGGTAACGAGAACCTGA
- the metG gene encoding methionine--tRNA ligase, with protein MERFYITTPIYYVNAKPHLGHAYTTTVADSMARFQTLMGMESYFLTGTDEHGDKIVQAAEANGQTPKEYVDTISKLFQDLWPGMNISNNDFIRTTEQRHIDVVQQILQKVYDSGDIYFGEYGGHYCFGCERFYTEKELVDGKCPDHLTTPEYIAEKNYFFKMSKYRDWLLDHIKKNPDFIRPERYKNEVVSLLESGELEDLCISRPKSRLTWGIELPFDSEYVTYVWFDALINYVAALGYPEGEKFQRFWPQANHLVAKDILKPHAIFWPTMLKAAGIEPYQHLNVHGYWLVEDTKMSKSIGNVVEPLAMKDAYGLDAFRYFLLREMSFGQDSSFSEKALIGRLNADLANDLGNLFSRTLAMTHKYFGGVIPRPDVEDIVDAEIKKLGQDAMQSFQDFYKDWKFSRALEGLWELVRGLNKYIDETAPWTLYKEENMGRLSTVIYVLLENMRKIAVHLWPVMPEAAEKMLDQLSMGFDAQKVNLPKEVDVWGLLESGETVAKSSNLFPRVEMPKEEAEQKPKKQKKQKKQDKKEDAGAAGAIEFEDFQKLDLRVGTVKEVDKHPDADRLLLVRVDTGDTELRQVVAGIADFFSPEDLIGKQVVVVANLKPRKLRKQLSQGMILAVKTEEGMQLLTPSGDVPAGSKVS; from the coding sequence TTGGAACGTTTTTATATCACCACGCCCATTTATTATGTGAATGCCAAGCCGCATCTGGGGCACGCATACACGACCACCGTGGCCGACTCCATGGCCCGGTTTCAGACGCTTATGGGCATGGAGAGTTATTTTCTGACCGGTACTGACGAGCATGGCGACAAGATCGTTCAGGCGGCAGAAGCCAACGGGCAGACCCCCAAGGAGTATGTTGATACCATCAGCAAACTCTTCCAGGATCTCTGGCCGGGCATGAACATTTCCAATAATGACTTTATTCGTACGACTGAACAGCGTCACATTGATGTTGTACAGCAGATTTTGCAGAAGGTTTATGATTCCGGGGATATCTACTTCGGAGAATATGGCGGTCACTATTGTTTCGGGTGCGAACGATTCTACACCGAGAAAGAGCTGGTAGATGGGAAGTGCCCGGATCACCTGACCACTCCGGAATACATCGCCGAAAAGAACTACTTCTTCAAGATGTCCAAGTACAGGGATTGGCTCCTTGATCATATCAAGAAAAACCCTGATTTCATTCGTCCTGAGCGGTACAAGAACGAGGTCGTCAGCCTGCTGGAATCCGGTGAGCTGGAAGACCTGTGCATCTCCCGTCCCAAGTCCCGTCTGACATGGGGAATCGAGCTGCCGTTCGACTCCGAGTATGTCACCTATGTCTGGTTTGATGCGCTTATCAACTATGTGGCCGCACTGGGTTATCCTGAGGGTGAAAAATTCCAGAGATTCTGGCCCCAGGCAAACCACTTGGTCGCCAAGGATATTCTGAAACCCCACGCCATTTTCTGGCCGACCATGCTCAAGGCCGCAGGGATTGAGCCATACCAGCATCTCAATGTGCATGGCTACTGGTTGGTGGAGGACACCAAGATGTCCAAATCCATCGGTAACGTGGTTGAGCCGTTGGCCATGAAAGATGCCTATGGACTGGATGCCTTCAGGTATTTCCTGTTGCGTGAAATGTCCTTTGGCCAGGATTCCAGCTTTTCCGAGAAGGCGCTTATCGGCCGTCTCAATGCTGACCTCGCCAACGACCTCGGCAATCTGTTCAGCAGAACTCTTGCCATGACACACAAATATTTCGGCGGCGTCATTCCCCGGCCTGATGTGGAAGATATTGTCGATGCCGAGATCAAGAAACTTGGTCAGGACGCCATGCAGTCCTTTCAGGACTTCTACAAGGACTGGAAATTCTCCCGTGCGCTCGAAGGGCTGTGGGAGTTGGTGCGTGGCCTGAATAAGTATATTGATGAGACCGCGCCCTGGACCTTGTACAAGGAAGAAAACATGGGTCGTCTCTCCACAGTCATTTATGTGCTGCTGGAGAACATGCGCAAGATCGCGGTCCATTTGTGGCCGGTCATGCCTGAAGCCGCCGAGAAGATGCTCGACCAGCTCAGCATGGGATTTGATGCCCAAAAGGTGAACCTGCCCAAGGAAGTGGACGTCTGGGGACTGCTCGAATCCGGCGAGACCGTGGCCAAAAGTTCAAATCTCTTCCCTCGTGTGGAAATGCCCAAGGAAGAGGCTGAGCAAAAGCCCAAGAAACAGAAAAAGCAGAAAAAACAGGACAAGAAGGAAGATGCCGGTGCAGCCGGTGCCATCGAGTTCGAAGATTTTCAGAAGCTTGATCTGCGAGTGGGGACGGTCAAGGAAGTGGACAAGCATCCCGATGCCGATCGCCTTCTTCTGGTTCGTGTGGATACCGGCGACACAGAACTGCGTCAGGTTGTTGCCGGGATCGCCGATTTCTTTTCTCCTGAGGATCTCATTGGGAAACAGGTGGTTGTGGTTGCAAACCTCAAGCCTCGCAAACTCAGGAAGCAGCTCTCTCAGGGAATGATCCTGGCAGTGAAGACGGAGGAGGGGATGCAGTTGTTGACCCCTTCTGGCGATGTTCCAGCTGGAAGCAAAGTCAGCTAG